CGTTTATCTTTATCAGGGTGTAGATCAGCGGAATAAAAATTACTGGAAACACAAGCAAAAACTTCCGGCATCTTTTTATACTGCTAAAACGGGAATCCAGCCAGTTGACAGCTCAATTCAGAAAATTTTAAAAACCGGCTATGCACACCACATCGAAAGGCTGATGATTTTTGCTAATTTAATGAACCTCTGCCAATTCGATCCTGATGAAGTATATCAGTGGTTTATGGAAATGTTCATTGATTCTTATGACTGGGTAATGGTTCCGAATGTATATGGAATGAGCACCTTTTCGGATGGTGGCAAAATGAGTACGAAACCCTACATCAGTGGCAGCAATTACATCAAAAAAATGAGCGATTATCCTAACGGAGAATGGGCAGAACAATGGGATTCACTTTTCTGGAACTTCATCAATGATAACAAGGATTTTTTCGCCAAAAACCCAAGGCTGGGCATGATGTTGAGAACGCTTGAAAAAATGCCGGAAGAACAAAGGAAAGAGCATATAAAGAGAGCAAAAGCATTTATTGAAAATCTGAAATAATGAATAAAAATTTCAACATACGGGAAAGGGACCGGATTATCGAGATGGCCTGGGAAGACCGTACTCCATTTGAAGCTATAGCATTTCAGTTTGGGATCAGAGAATCTGAAGTGATTGAAATAATGCGTGCTGAATTAAAAGAATCGAGTTTTAAACTTTGGAGAACGAGGGTGAATTCCGGGGTGAGTCAAAAACATTTAAAAAAGCGAAATGAAGATATCATTCGCTTTAAATGCAGTAGACAAAGAACCATTAGCAATAATAAAATTTCTAAAAGATAATAGAGTAATCATGAAAAATATTATCATCGTCGGATGTGGAAAAGGAATTGGACATGCAACAGCAGAAATCCTTTCCGAACAAAATAAAATCATAGGAATTTCAAGAACAATAAATCCCGGGGTAAATCACGCTAATATAACATTCCATCAAATGGATATTCTTTCCGGAAATTTAGATGAAATTACTTTTCCTGAAGTTGTAGACGGACTGGTGTACTCTCCCGGAAGCATTAATCTGAAACCGTTTAACAGGCTTTCCATAGATGAGTTCAAGAATGATTTTGAAATTAATGTGATAGGAGCAGTGAAAGTTATTCAAAAGCTTTTACCGAATCTTAAAAAATCTGAAAGTGCCTCTATTGTACTTTTCAGTTCTGTAGCGGCAAAACTGGGAATGCCGTTTCACTCTTCAATTGCTGCCAGCAAAAACGCTGTGGAAGGTCTTACCAAAAGTTTAGCGGCTGAATTTTCGGCACATAAAATCAGGGTAAATGCCATTGCCCCTTCTTTGACAGATACTGAGCTCGCCTCAAGCCTCTTATCAACTCCTGAAAAAAAGGAAGCATCCGCTAAAAGGCATCCTCTGCAAAGAATTGGAAATGCTGAAGAAATCGCGGAAATGACAGCTTTTTTAATTTCCGATAAATCTTCCTGGATTACGGGCCAGATTTTTGGAATCGACGGTGGAATGGGAAGTGTGAAACTTTAACGTAAAAAGATATATTTTTAGATTAAATTTGTGCCATGAATACCGATTTTTTCATTGATTTGCTTCATCAGGTAAAAGAATTTGAAAACTCCGAAGCTTGTAAACCTCATTCTACCACTGAGGATTTCCGTCTTTGGATGAATGATCAGAAATACAGAAAAGAAAGCCCTACAAAGCTTTTTAAAAATGAAGAGCATCAGGTTGCTTTTACCGAAAATGAAATCTGCAAACAGGTTCTGCTTTTGGCAAGATATTCCAAGCAACTTATTAGAAAAGGGCTTAATGACTTTCCTGAATTAGCCAATGAAGAATTCACCTATCTGTATAGACTGAAAGATGAACCAAACCTGACTAAAATTCAGCTCATTGAAAGAAACGGACATGAGAAACAGACGGGAACTCAAATTATCAAGCGTTTATTGGAATACGGTTTAATTGAAGAAAAAAACGACAGCGAAGACAAAAGAAGCAAACGTCTGAACATCACTAAAAAAGGAGAAGATTATTTCCACCGTTCTGTTAAAAAAGTAAATATCACTTCAAGAATTCTTGCCGGGAAGCTTGAAAATAATGAAAAAAATGAGTTTCTGGAATTACTCAGAAAGCTTAATGATTTTCATTCTAATCTTTACTTTCAATATAAAAATTCTAATATTGACGAGATTACTGAAGCATTCGACTAGATCCAGAATTACGTGAAGTTTAAACCATGATCTCCTTAAATCGCCTATTCCCGGACCGACACCGGTTGTAAAGGCTAAACCACCAAATAAAGATTCTCTCTTCGAGGTTGCTTTTTTGTTTATTTAAATGAGATCTTTTTCTCAATTTTCCTATCTTTAAATTTTCAAGTAAGAATTTTCTATGAGCAAGCCTTCTGATCCTAATGCAGAAATGATGAAACGCCTGCAGGACATGCAGAAAGAACAGCTTATCATTGTCCGTTTAGCCAAAGACTTTTCTACCGTTTTAAACAAAAAACAACTTCTTTCTGTTCTCAATACCTCTTTCAAAACTGAACTGGGCTTTAATGATTGTATGATCATCAGGGATTACAGAGGGACTATTGAAATGCTCATCAGTGGGATTGAAAATCAAAATTATACTATAGATCATGCACTTGATACGTATTTAAAAAAATGCCTTGATTCCGCGGAACCCCTGTTTTTTGATCTTAAAGAATTGTCATCACTTCCTTCCTGTTTTACCGAAGTTAGAAATTCGGGAATGCGAATGGCTGTGGGATTAGGTCTGCCTGCTGTTAATGAAAATAAAAATGTGCTTTTCCTTTTCTACAGAAATTTTATCTCAAGAGATGCTATTCCGGAAAGAATTTTAAACAGCGTTTCTACCCAGGTTTCCATTACTCTTCATAATATTGATGTTCAGGAACAATTGAAAGCGTTTCAGGGAAATATCCAGAACTTTCCTAAAGAAACTGAAGAAGAAAAGAAAAGTGAGTATGGCTTTCATGGAATTGTAGGACAAAGTGAAGTAATGCAGACTATTTTTGAACAGATCTCGCAGGCAGCTCCATCACAATCCAATGTCATCATCTTTGGAGAAACGGGTACAGGAAAGGAGCTTATAGCAAAGGCTATTCATGAACTTTCAGAATTTTCGGGAAAGAAGATGATCAGGATAAACTGTGCGGCTATTCCTGCCAATCTGATAGAATCCGAACTTTTCGGGCATGAAAAAGGAAGCTTTACCGGAGCAACCGAACAGCGGAAAGGAAAGTTTGAACAGGCGCAAAACAGCACCATTTTTCTGGATGAAATAGGTGAACTTCCCCTGGAATTGCAAGCCAGACTTCTGAGGGTTCTTCAGGAAAAAGAAATCGAAAGGATCGGGGGAAACAAAAGAATAAAAGTGAATGTAAGGATCATTACGGCCACCAACAGGAATCTTGAAAAAGAAGTCGCGGAAGGACGGTTCAGAAGTGATCTTTTTTACAGGCTGAATGTATTTCCTATCCATCTTCCTGCCTTGCGGGAAAGAAAAGAGGATATTCCTTTACTGGCAAACTACTTCCTTGAGAAACTCTATTCTAAGACAGGCAAAAAGATTACCGGTTTTTCTCAGAACGTGGCAAAAATGATGATCGCCAATCCATGGCTCGGTAATATCCGTGAACTGGAAAATATGGTTGAAAGAAGCATGCTGACGGCAAAAGGAAATATGATCAGGGAAATGGATTTTCCCAAAGTTATTAACTCTCAAAATACGGATCAGGATTTCCGGATCAAAACGCTCCAGGAATTCGAAAAGGAATATATTCTAAAAATAATCAAAAAATGTAACGGCCGTATTTTTGGTGAAACAGGTGCTGCAAAGCTGCTGGGATTACCGCCAACCACGCTGATTTCCAAAATGCAGAAACTCGGAATAGAAAAAAAACACTATTTCAAGGGATCTGAATAATGTTTGTCAAGCTCCATTTCTATTTTCCCGGAAGACAAAGCCCAGAAAATCCAAAGGCCTAAAATGATCAGCAGCGACAAGACCGGGATCCAGAACGACAGGATTAATGCAATCACATAAATCGGAAGCCCGTAAAGGTAATTATTATGGATCTTTTTTATAGCAGCATCGGTAATACCGGGACGCAAAAGTTTTTTATTCCGGGTGGCCAGAAACCATAATAAATTATAAGCAAGATTGATCAGAACAAAAATACCGGTATAAAGTGCCACAACAACAGAGGAAGCTTCACCGTCAAAATACCTTGCCAGCAAAGCGGTAGGATAAGAAACTGCTGAAACCAGAAAAAGGATCAGTCCATTCGCAAACATAATTGCGGAATTCCGACTGTAGATCTGTTTGAAGATCTTATGATGGTTTACCCACATGATGAAAATGCTGAAAAATGAAAGGATAAATGCCAGAAATGCCGGCCATTGATTCTTCAGAAAGACCAGCAGATCATTCCCGTTCTGTATTGAATGCTCTTCAGGGAAATGAAGGTCCAATACCAAAAGCGTAACAGCTATTGCAAAGACGCCATCACTGAATCCTTCTATTCTGAGTGTTTCTTTTTCCATAATTACATGATTGATTTATTATTTGATATTCTGCGTAAAGGCATAATGATTTTGTCCTCAAATTATTTGAAGAATTATGATTAAAAAAATGAATGAAAATATAGTCTCCGGTTAGCTTTGCCCGTGATTATTTATAGCCTTTGTCAATTCCTAATTTTTTCATTTTGGAATATAAAGTCTGAGCTTGTATTTTCAGCAGCTCTGCAGCACCGCCAGGTCCGGAAACTTTTCCGTTAGAAGTCTGAAGCGCACTTATAATATGATCTCTTTCCATATCTTCCAATGATTTCAGCTGGCCTGGCATTTCAGAAGATTTTTCAATGATTTTGGGCAGATCAAAGCTTTCTATTTCTGCGGTTTTGGCCAACAGAACACTTCGTTCGATCAAATGCTCCAGCTCACGAATGTTTCCCGGCCAGTGATAATTCAGCAACTGTTCTAATGCTTTTTCACTGATAGAAGTGATATTTCTTCTCGAAGCAGCGGCATATTTATTCAGGAAAAAATGGGCCAGCAATACGATATCTTCCTTTCTTTCTCTCAGCGGAGGCAGTTCTATAGGGAAAACATTCAAACGGTAATACAGATCCAGCCTGAATCTTCCTTCCGCCACTTCTTTTTCCAGGGAGCGGTTGGTCGCTGCAACAATTCTTACATTTACTTTAACTGTATTATGTCCACCAAGCCGTTCAATTTCCTTTTCCTGTAAAACTCTCAGTAATTTAACCTGTGAATCCAGTGGCAGTTCCCCTATTTCATCCAGGAAGACTGTTCCTCCGTTGGCTTGTTCAAATTTTCCGATCCTCAATGTATTGGCTCCGGTAAAGCTTCCTTTTTCATGTCCGAAGAGCTCGGATTCGATAAGCGCATGCGGCAGTGCGGCACAGTTGACTACAACAATAGGATGAGCGCTGCGGTCTGAAAGCTCATGAACGGAATGAGCCACTTTTTCCTTACCCGTTCCGCTTTCCCCGACCACCAGAACAGACGTATCTGTAGGAGCTACTACCCTTATTTTTTCAACGACATCCTGAAGTACCTTGCTTTTCCCGATAATTCCTTCAATCACTTCACGATTTCCGTTATCTGTGCACAGTTCACAGCCTCTTTCCATATCATAACGGTATCTGGCAATATCAAGCATAACAATCATATCACGCTCCCGGAAAGGTTTTACCATAAATCCGTAGGGCTGCGTTTCTTTCACTGCTTCCAGGGTAGACTGGTTGGTATTGGCTGAAATATATAGAAAAGGCAGATTCATTTCACGCAGTTCCCAGGCGAGATCAATTCCTGTGAGGTCTCCTTTTAAAATGATATCAAGAAGTACCCAATCCGGCTTGCTGTCTGCAATCAGTTTTCTGGCCTGAACCACCGAAGATGCGATTCCTGTGATCTGGTAACCGGCCTTCATCAGCATCAGCTTCAGATCATTGGCTACAATAAATTCATCTTCTACAATTAATATTTTTTCTTTCATGATAGTCAGCCTTTAGTTGGAAGGAGTTATTTCTGTATTTCTTCTGAATGTAATTGTAATTTTTAATCCACTTTTATTTTCGAGATGGAAGGTCCCGTCTAACTGGTCAGTAAGCCCCCGCATCAGGTTCATTCCCAGAGATTCCGTTTCTTCAATATTGAAATCATTGGGAAGCCCTACTCCATTATCTGATATAATCAGTTCACAAAGATGGTCATCCGTATTTTTGAATGAGACGGAAACTTCACCTTTCCGGTCATCCGGAAACGCGTATTTTACCGTATTATTGACTGCTTCATTAACAATTAATCCCATAGGAACTGCCTGGGCGACGTCAAGTAACACTTTATCGGTATCCACTGTGAAATTAATTTTTTTGTCATATGAATAACATTCTTTGATATAAGTGATCAACTCATAAATATACCATGACATATCAATCATCGAAAGATTATCGGACTGATAAAGTTTCTGATGGATAATGGACATAGCATGCATTCTGTGCTGGCTGTTCTGGATAGCCATCAGGGCATCTTCATTATCCAGGTAAGCAGACTGCGTATTCAGCAGGCTGATCACAATCTGCAGATTGTTTTTGACCCTGTGATGGATCTCTTTTAAGAGCCATTCTTTTTCGGCAAGTAATTTTTTCAGCTGTTCGTTCTGTTCATCAATCTGCTTACGTTTCAGTTCCAGGTTTTTATTGGCATTGCTTTTTAATCTTGATCGGTTATACAACAAAGCAGCAAAAAGGATCAGTGCCAGAATACTTCCAATGAAAACATATCTGATAAAGGTATCATTCGCAATCTTAATATCCTGTAGTTTTGCTTTCTGGGTCAGCAGCTGAATGTTTTTATCTTTCTGTTCTGTCTCAAACTGAATTTTAAGACTGTTGATCTGCTTGCTTTTTTCGCCGTTAAAAACAGAATCG
The sequence above is drawn from the Chryseobacterium daecheongense genome and encodes:
- a CDS encoding TIGR03643 family protein; translated protein: MNKNFNIRERDRIIEMAWEDRTPFEAIAFQFGIRESEVIEIMRAELKESSFKLWRTRVNSGVSQKHLKKRNEDIIRFKCSRQRTISNNKISKR
- a CDS encoding SDR family NAD(P)-dependent oxidoreductase; the encoded protein is MKNIIIVGCGKGIGHATAEILSEQNKIIGISRTINPGVNHANITFHQMDILSGNLDEITFPEVVDGLVYSPGSINLKPFNRLSIDEFKNDFEINVIGAVKVIQKLLPNLKKSESASIVLFSSVAAKLGMPFHSSIAASKNAVEGLTKSLAAEFSAHKIRVNAIAPSLTDTELASSLLSTPEKKEASAKRHPLQRIGNAEEIAEMTAFLISDKSSWITGQIFGIDGGMGSVKL
- a CDS encoding MarR family transcriptional regulator: MNTDFFIDLLHQVKEFENSEACKPHSTTEDFRLWMNDQKYRKESPTKLFKNEEHQVAFTENEICKQVLLLARYSKQLIRKGLNDFPELANEEFTYLYRLKDEPNLTKIQLIERNGHEKQTGTQIIKRLLEYGLIEEKNDSEDKRSKRLNITKKGEDYFHRSVKKVNITSRILAGKLENNEKNEFLELLRKLNDFHSNLYFQYKNSNIDEITEAFD
- a CDS encoding sigma-54 dependent transcriptional regulator; its protein translation is MSKPSDPNAEMMKRLQDMQKEQLIIVRLAKDFSTVLNKKQLLSVLNTSFKTELGFNDCMIIRDYRGTIEMLISGIENQNYTIDHALDTYLKKCLDSAEPLFFDLKELSSLPSCFTEVRNSGMRMAVGLGLPAVNENKNVLFLFYRNFISRDAIPERILNSVSTQVSITLHNIDVQEQLKAFQGNIQNFPKETEEEKKSEYGFHGIVGQSEVMQTIFEQISQAAPSQSNVIIFGETGTGKELIAKAIHELSEFSGKKMIRINCAAIPANLIESELFGHEKGSFTGATEQRKGKFEQAQNSTIFLDEIGELPLELQARLLRVLQEKEIERIGGNKRIKVNVRIITATNRNLEKEVAEGRFRSDLFYRLNVFPIHLPALRERKEDIPLLANYFLEKLYSKTGKKITGFSQNVAKMMIANPWLGNIRELENMVERSMLTAKGNMIREMDFPKVINSQNTDQDFRIKTLQEFEKEYILKIIKKCNGRIFGETGAAKLLGLPPTTLISKMQKLGIEKKHYFKGSE
- a CDS encoding TMEM175 family protein, giving the protein MEKETLRIEGFSDGVFAIAVTLLVLDLHFPEEHSIQNGNDLLVFLKNQWPAFLAFILSFFSIFIMWVNHHKIFKQIYSRNSAIMFANGLILFLVSAVSYPTALLARYFDGEASSVVVALYTGIFVLINLAYNLLWFLATRNKKLLRPGITDAAIKKIHNNYLYGLPIYVIALILSFWIPVLSLLIILGLWIFWALSSGKIEMELDKHYSDPLK
- a CDS encoding sigma-54 dependent transcriptional regulator; the protein is MKEKILIVEDEFIVANDLKLMLMKAGYQITGIASSVVQARKLIADSKPDWVLLDIILKGDLTGIDLAWELREMNLPFLYISANTNQSTLEAVKETQPYGFMVKPFRERDMIVMLDIARYRYDMERGCELCTDNGNREVIEGIIGKSKVLQDVVEKIRVVAPTDTSVLVVGESGTGKEKVAHSVHELSDRSAHPIVVVNCAALPHALIESELFGHEKGSFTGANTLRIGKFEQANGGTVFLDEIGELPLDSQVKLLRVLQEKEIERLGGHNTVKVNVRIVAATNRSLEKEVAEGRFRLDLYYRLNVFPIELPPLRERKEDIVLLAHFFLNKYAAASRRNITSISEKALEQLLNYHWPGNIRELEHLIERSVLLAKTAEIESFDLPKIIEKSSEMPGQLKSLEDMERDHIISALQTSNGKVSGPGGAAELLKIQAQTLYSKMKKLGIDKGYK